The following are from one region of the Pseudomonas putida genome:
- a CDS encoding NAD(P)-dependent oxidoreductase: MGQAICQRLLANQVPVHIHNRTKEKSVDLIRQGAIWATDMVALVREVRLLFICTSGSEAVQDVYYARDLGLLSCLGAGSVVVDIGTLAPEAAKALHAAFVEQGSDYIECPVSGGVEGALAGTLSAIVSGRAEAYELVQPLLKVFCATVSYVTEPGKAQRLKILNNLAESINLAGAIEVISQGLAQGLDLKSMAEVFTSCRGRSAYMDVALGYALSGGATSNVSLTVRCKDLDLAQERLPSGQEYPFSNLAMTTFHKVKQVCGEQGDQCQYFSFYPTTKQGGRHEYSQ; encoded by the coding sequence ATGGGGCAGGCTATCTGTCAACGGTTGCTGGCCAACCAGGTGCCCGTGCACATTCATAATCGAACGAAGGAAAAGTCTGTTGATCTGATACGGCAGGGTGCAATTTGGGCAACGGATATGGTTGCTCTGGTGAGAGAAGTACGACTCCTGTTCATCTGCACATCCGGTAGCGAGGCGGTGCAGGACGTTTACTATGCTCGCGATCTGGGCCTGCTTTCTTGTCTGGGAGCTGGCAGTGTAGTAGTTGACATCGGCACGCTCGCGCCCGAAGCAGCCAAAGCATTGCATGCTGCTTTTGTCGAGCAGGGGTCGGATTACATCGAGTGCCCAGTTTCAGGCGGTGTGGAGGGAGCGCTCGCAGGGACATTGAGTGCCATAGTATCGGGCAGGGCAGAGGCTTATGAGTTGGTGCAGCCGCTACTCAAGGTCTTTTGTGCGACGGTCTCCTATGTGACGGAGCCAGGTAAGGCGCAGCGTCTGAAGATCCTCAATAACTTGGCTGAAAGCATCAACCTTGCAGGTGCTATAGAGGTCATTAGCCAAGGATTGGCCCAAGGACTAGATCTGAAGTCCATGGCAGAAGTTTTCACGTCCTGCCGAGGGCGGTCTGCGTATATGGATGTCGCGCTAGGTTATGCACTGTCGGGTGGTGCAACCAGTAATGTCAGCCTTACCGTGCGCTGTAAGGACTTAGACTTGGCGCAGGAGCGATTGCCGAGCGGTCAGGAATATCCGTTTTCAAACTTGGCGATGACGACCTTTCACAAGGTTAAGCAGGTGTGCGGTGAGCAAGGAGACCAGTGCCAATATTTCTCATTCTATCCAACAACAAAGCAAGGAGGGCGTCATGAATATTCGCAATGA
- a CDS encoding cupin domain-containing protein — MQATLTVSRQALALLLQTRKMTLENAQEFYHDAGSMVRIGFGQLTRLAKMLDVPLAHAVHELGGEGDDLRDKVKICRKQAQFERLRVVGVQDQPAYLYRHVMKTMADKHLMVLRTSPLFTRVDDAPLNGGHQVKEFVYVLSGVVGVLWSGRAGHRRTDVLSTGDSIFIDSWVPHSFYAVQADSQILAVDYA; from the coding sequence ATGCAAGCCACGTTAACGGTCAGTAGGCAGGCGTTGGCCCTGCTGTTGCAAACCCGCAAGATGACGCTGGAGAACGCCCAGGAGTTTTATCATGACGCAGGCAGCATGGTTCGCATCGGTTTTGGCCAACTCACTCGTCTGGCTAAGATGCTGGATGTTCCCTTGGCACATGCCGTTCATGAGCTTGGCGGAGAGGGTGATGACCTACGGGACAAAGTGAAAATTTGTCGCAAACAGGCGCAGTTCGAGCGCTTGAGGGTTGTGGGTGTGCAAGATCAGCCGGCCTACTTGTATCGGCATGTGATGAAAACGATGGCAGACAAGCATCTGATGGTGCTCCGAACCTCTCCACTCTTCACCAGAGTCGATGATGCCCCGCTAAACGGCGGCCATCAGGTGAAAGAGTTTGTGTACGTCCTTTCAGGTGTGGTTGGCGTCCTGTGGTCCGGCAGAGCGGGGCACCGCCGCACTGATGTACTGTCGACTGGAGACTCGATTTTCATTGATTCTTGGGTCCCGCATTCATTTTATGCGGTACAGGCCGACTCGCAGATCTTGGCGGTCGATTACGCTTGA